The Pseudomonas baetica genome includes a region encoding these proteins:
- a CDS encoding SET domain-containing protein-lysine N-methyltransferase, translated as MNTHVLSGQPERDTHGIYRCAGLPVRLGFPSREDYKIISDEQGHAIAVEALRAFPRTSRMCRVSGQLLPYRCRQTRQMHSGIHLYDPRFFGLIQHACEPNVYLDLSELWLWALKDIHQGERLTMDYAATEEKLVHQFACHCGSPRCRGWIMGYDEPPNSVGQGFLQRWRRPCSR; from the coding sequence ATGAATACTCATGTACTGTCAGGGCAACCTGAACGCGATACCCACGGGATCTACCGCTGCGCCGGCCTGCCGGTTCGTCTCGGATTTCCGTCCCGCGAGGACTACAAAATCATTTCCGACGAGCAAGGCCATGCGATTGCAGTTGAAGCGCTGCGGGCGTTTCCGCGCACCAGCCGGATGTGCCGGGTTTCCGGACAACTGCTGCCGTATCGATGTCGGCAAACGCGCCAGATGCACTCGGGCATCCACCTCTATGACCCGAGGTTTTTTGGGCTGATTCAACACGCCTGTGAGCCCAACGTGTATCTCGACTTGAGCGAGCTGTGGTTGTGGGCACTTAAGGATATTCACCAAGGCGAACGTCTGACCATGGACTACGCCGCAACCGAAGAAAAACTGGTACACCAGTTCGCCTGTCATTGCGGGTCGCCGCGCTGTCGAGGCTGGATCATGGGATATGACGAACCCCCCAACAGCGTAGGCCAGGGCTTTTTGCAGCGCTGGCGGCGACCCTGTTCGCGCTGA
- the acpA gene encoding acid phosphatase: MNDDTDSKDPSSAESDTPTDTSRRRFLGGVAVLGVGATLGGCSNAGDQSGKPAERLLSPTELDKALRDQVKTVVVIYAENRSFNNLFGDFPGVEKPLSALKPADYQQRDRDGSLLQTLPPAWGGVLQIGPQTLDGVTYPNATQFQENLPNAPFALKGPNGEDLPFGLVTRDLWHVFYQNQMQINGGKNDGFVAWADAGGLTMGHYTQSRYSLRLWDVAKEFVLCDNFFQGAFGGSFLNHQYLISATAPFYPDAANSIAKSQIAALQSDDPADPRLKPLEQSPASAMTGPPQFGPSALTPDGFAVNTLAPPYWPTWIRDPERPAYSKPDLPNVLVPQTHEHIGDKLSKKNVDWAWYAGAWQATLDQYKDSGGIPKIPNFQYHHQPLNYFQQQGPQNPVERSKRLRDAGLGDESTTNKFFADAEAGKLPAVTFYKPQGNLNMHAGYADVASGDRHIVRALKVLRESPQWKNMVVVVTVDENGGWWDHVAPPKGDRWGPGSRVPALVVSPFARQGTVDHTIYDTASILRLITHVFQLETLTGLRQRDEAMRARGQQPLGDLTNALHFQA; this comes from the coding sequence ATGAACGACGATACAGACAGCAAAGACCCCTCCTCAGCAGAATCCGATACCCCAACCGACACCAGTCGCCGCCGCTTTCTCGGTGGCGTCGCGGTACTTGGCGTTGGCGCTACGCTGGGCGGCTGCAGTAACGCTGGCGATCAATCGGGTAAACCGGCCGAGCGCCTACTGTCCCCCACCGAACTGGACAAGGCTCTGCGTGATCAGGTGAAAACCGTGGTGGTGATCTACGCCGAAAATCGCAGCTTCAATAACCTGTTCGGTGATTTCCCCGGTGTCGAAAAGCCGCTGTCAGCGCTCAAGCCTGCTGACTATCAACAGCGCGACCGCGACGGCAGCCTGCTGCAAACCCTGCCGCCAGCCTGGGGCGGTGTGTTGCAGATCGGCCCGCAAACCCTCGATGGCGTGACCTATCCCAACGCCACGCAGTTTCAGGAAAACCTGCCCAACGCACCTTTCGCCCTCAAAGGCCCGAACGGTGAAGACTTGCCGTTCGGTCTGGTGACCCGTGACTTGTGGCATGTGTTCTATCAAAACCAGATGCAGATCAACGGTGGCAAGAACGACGGTTTTGTCGCGTGGGCCGATGCCGGCGGTTTGACCATGGGTCATTACACACAAAGCCGTTATTCCCTGCGGCTGTGGGACGTCGCAAAGGAGTTCGTGCTGTGCGACAACTTCTTCCAGGGCGCCTTTGGTGGCTCGTTCCTTAACCACCAGTATCTGATCAGCGCCACCGCACCGTTCTATCCGGACGCTGCCAATTCGATAGCCAAGAGCCAAATCGCTGCGCTGCAAAGCGACGACCCGGCCGATCCACGGCTCAAACCGCTGGAGCAATCACCCGCCAGCGCCATGACCGGCCCCCCGCAGTTCGGCCCGAGCGCGCTGACGCCGGACGGTTTCGCGGTCAACACCCTCGCCCCGCCCTATTGGCCAACTTGGATTCGTGACCCGGAGCGTCCGGCGTACTCCAAACCCGATCTGCCCAACGTGTTAGTGCCGCAAACCCACGAGCACATCGGCGACAAGCTGTCGAAGAAGAACGTCGACTGGGCCTGGTACGCCGGCGCCTGGCAGGCAACGCTGGATCAGTACAAGGATTCCGGCGGCATTCCGAAGATTCCGAACTTCCAGTACCACCACCAACCCCTCAACTACTTCCAGCAGCAAGGCCCGCAGAATCCTGTCGAGCGCAGCAAACGCCTGCGCGATGCCGGCTTGGGCGACGAGTCGACGACTAACAAATTCTTCGCCGACGCCGAGGCCGGCAAGCTGCCCGCCGTGACCTTCTACAAACCTCAGGGCAACCTGAACATGCACGCCGGTTATGCCGACGTCGCCTCCGGTGACCGGCATATCGTCCGCGCCCTGAAAGTACTGCGAGAAAGTCCGCAGTGGAAAAACATGGTGGTGGTCGTCACCGTCGATGAAAACGGCGGTTGGTGGGATCACGTCGCGCCGCCCAAAGGTGACCGCTGGGGACCGGGTTCGCGCGTGCCGGCATTGGTCGTGTCACCGTTTGCGCGCCAGGGCACGGTGGATCACACAATCTACGACACAGCGTCGATCCTGCGGTTGATCACCCATGTGTTCCAGCTTGAGACCCTCACTGGCCTCAGGCAACGTGATGAGGCGATGCGCGCCCGCGGCCAGCAACCGCTGGGCGATTTGACCAACGCCCTGCATTTTCAAGCCTGA
- a CDS encoding short-chain fatty acid transporter has product MAVDIEDSRSARFALRCSSFAERWFPDSWVFAALAVIIVALATLAMGAKPTAAAMAFGDGFWSLIPFTMQMAFVVIGGYVVASSPPAVKLIDRLARIPKNGRSAVAWVALISMVASLLNWGLSLVFGGLLVRALARRTDLKMDYRAAGAAAYLGLGAVWALGLSSSAAQLQANPASLPPSILSITGVIPFTETIFLWQSGVMLLALIVVSIIIAYATAPGPNSARDANACGIDPAFNLPPLQPRTRPGEWLEHSPLLIILLVLLAAGWLFHEFSTKPAITAISGLNTYNFLFIMLGALLHWRPRSFLDAVARAVPTTTGVLIQFPLYGSIAALMTTVKGADAQTLAHHISTFFVSIASHDTYALLMGVYSAILGFFIPSGGGKWIIEAPYVMQVANDLQYHLGWAVQIYNAAEALPNLINPFYMLPLLGVLGLKARDLIGFSFVQLLVHTPLVLLLLWALGTTLAYTPPVMP; this is encoded by the coding sequence GTGGCCGTTGATATCGAAGATAGCCGCTCTGCGCGCTTTGCCTTGCGCTGTTCAAGCTTTGCCGAACGCTGGTTTCCCGATTCCTGGGTATTTGCCGCGTTGGCCGTGATTATTGTCGCGTTGGCCACGTTGGCCATGGGTGCCAAACCCACCGCTGCCGCGATGGCGTTCGGTGACGGGTTCTGGAGCCTGATTCCATTTACCATGCAGATGGCTTTCGTGGTGATCGGCGGCTACGTGGTCGCCAGTTCGCCGCCCGCCGTTAAACTCATTGATCGCCTGGCGCGCATCCCGAAAAACGGCCGCTCCGCCGTGGCCTGGGTCGCGTTGATCTCGATGGTGGCGTCGCTGCTCAACTGGGGCCTGTCGCTGGTGTTCGGCGGTTTGCTGGTGCGCGCCCTCGCCCGCCGCACCGATCTGAAAATGGATTACCGCGCCGCCGGAGCCGCTGCCTATCTGGGTCTTGGCGCGGTGTGGGCGCTGGGCTTGTCGTCGTCGGCCGCACAGTTGCAGGCCAACCCCGCCAGCCTGCCGCCGTCGATCCTGTCGATCACCGGGGTGATTCCGTTCACCGAAACGATTTTCCTCTGGCAGTCCGGCGTGATGCTGCTGGCGTTGATCGTGGTTTCGATCATCATCGCCTACGCCACTGCGCCAGGCCCGAACTCGGCGCGCGACGCCAATGCCTGCGGCATCGACCCGGCCTTCAACCTGCCGCCGCTGCAACCGCGCACCCGGCCGGGCGAATGGCTGGAGCACAGTCCGCTACTGATCATCTTGCTGGTGTTGCTGGCGGCGGGTTGGCTGTTCCATGAGTTCTCGACCAAACCGGCGATCACCGCGATTTCCGGGCTGAACACCTACAACTTTCTGTTCATCATGCTCGGCGCGCTGCTGCACTGGCGCCCGCGCAGCTTCCTCGATGCGGTGGCGCGTGCGGTGCCGACCACCACGGGCGTACTGATCCAGTTCCCGCTGTACGGCTCGATTGCCGCGCTGATGACCACGGTCAAAGGCGCTGATGCGCAAACCCTGGCGCACCACATCTCGACCTTCTTCGTCAGCATCGCCTCGCACGACACTTATGCGCTGTTGATGGGGGTGTACTCGGCGATCCTCGGTTTCTTCATCCCGTCCGGCGGCGGCAAGTGGATCATTGAAGCGCCGTACGTGATGCAAGTTGCCAACGATCTGCAATACCACCTTGGCTGGGCGGTGCAGATCTATAACGCCGCCGAAGCACTGCCAAACCTGATCAACCCGTTCTACATGCTGCCACTGCTGGGCGTGCTCGGTTTGAAGGCGCGGGACCTGATCGGTTTCTCGTTCGTGCAGTTGCTGGTGCACACGCCGCTGGTGCTGCTGTTGCTGTGGGCGCTGGGGACGACATTGGCGTACACGCCGCCGGTGATGCCGTAA
- a CDS encoding MFS transporter: MTAHTTAKPAPFSRSDYKTLGLAALGGALEIYDFIIFVFFALTLSQLFFPPEMPEWLRLLQSFGIFVTGYLARPLGGILMAHFADKLGRKKVFSLSILMMALPCLLIGIMPTYAQIGYFAPLLLLALRILQGAAVGGEVPSAWVFVAEHAPTGHRGYALGFLQAGLTFGYLIGALTATFLAQAFTPAQILDYAWRYPFLLGGVFGVIGVYLRRWLSETPVFMAMEAQREARVELPLRTVLREHRLAMLPAMLLTCVLTSAVVVFVVITPTMMQKTFGMTAGHTFALSALGIVFLNIGCVLAGLLVDRIGAWRTVMLYSLLLPLGIAVLYGCLIMGGDWVGLAYAVAGLACGVVGAVPSVMVGLFPARIRVSGISFTYNIAYAAWASITPLLLIGLMPWSPWICVMFCAVMGAVGVLSAAYFGTRMPRTGQCQVAGTA; encoded by the coding sequence ATGACTGCCCACACCACGGCCAAACCTGCGCCGTTCAGCCGCTCCGACTACAAGACCCTCGGCCTTGCGGCCCTTGGCGGGGCGCTGGAGATCTACGATTTCATCATCTTCGTGTTCTTCGCCCTGACCCTCAGCCAGTTGTTCTTCCCGCCGGAAATGCCCGAGTGGCTGCGTCTGCTGCAAAGCTTCGGGATCTTCGTCACCGGCTACCTGGCGCGGCCGCTGGGCGGGATCCTCATGGCGCATTTCGCCGACAAACTCGGGCGCAAGAAAGTCTTCAGCCTGAGCATCCTGATGATGGCGCTGCCGTGCCTGCTGATCGGGATCATGCCGACTTATGCGCAGATCGGTTATTTCGCGCCGCTGCTGTTGCTGGCGCTGCGCATCCTGCAAGGCGCGGCGGTCGGCGGTGAAGTGCCGAGCGCCTGGGTGTTCGTCGCCGAACACGCGCCGACCGGCCATCGTGGTTATGCGCTGGGCTTTTTGCAGGCCGGGCTGACCTTCGGCTATCTGATCGGCGCCCTGACCGCGACTTTCCTGGCGCAAGCCTTCACCCCGGCGCAAATCCTCGATTACGCCTGGCGCTATCCGTTCCTGCTCGGTGGCGTGTTCGGCGTGATCGGTGTCTACCTGCGCCGCTGGTTGAGCGAAACCCCGGTATTCATGGCGATGGAAGCGCAGCGCGAGGCGCGGGTCGAACTGCCGCTGCGCACTGTATTGCGCGAACACCGGCTGGCGATGCTGCCGGCCATGCTGCTGACCTGCGTGCTGACCTCGGCGGTGGTGGTGTTCGTGGTCATCACCCCGACCATGATGCAGAAAACCTTCGGCATGACCGCCGGCCACACCTTTGCCCTGAGCGCTTTGGGCATCGTTTTCCTCAACATCGGCTGCGTGCTCGCCGGTCTGCTGGTTGATCGCATTGGCGCCTGGCGTACCGTCATGCTCTATAGCCTGCTGCTGCCGCTGGGTATCGCCGTGCTCTACGGTTGCTTGATCATGGGTGGCGATTGGGTCGGTCTGGCCTACGCCGTGGCCGGTCTGGCGTGTGGTGTTGTCGGTGCGGTGCCATCGGTGATGGTCGGTTTGTTCCCGGCGCGCATTCGCGTGTCAGGCATTTCCTTCACCTACAACATTGCCTACGCCGCGTGGGCGAGTATCACGCCGTTGTTGCTGATCGGTCTGATGCCGTGGAGCCCATGGATCTGCGTGATGTTCTGCGCGGTGATGGGCGCGGTAGGCGTCCTCAGTGCGGCGTATTTCGGCACACGAATGCCGCGTACGGGACAGTGTCAGGTGGCCGGGACTGCTTGA
- a CDS encoding IS110 family transposase produces MARKNQKRFEIVHHDCAGIDVGSREHWVAVNPDRSDPPVRKFLTFTDDLIALADWLESLKIKVVAMEATGVYWIPLFEVLDARGFEVYLVNSRATRQTSGRKSDVLDCQWIWQLMTHGLLSGAFRPADEICSMRSLVRQRANKVADQAKTINRMQKALSQMNIQLANVISDISGVTGMKILQAINQGERDPHALAALRDRRIKADHATIARSLHGNWRMEHLHALRQELACYDFLETQIAECDRAIAQALERLPVRQEEVPAACKALRNTHRSAAQQTALHQALGQVMGVDLTAIPTIGVDTALVLASELGPDLSRFPTSQHFCSWLGVAPPTRISGGKPLPGRAPKVINRAAQALKQSASNARNDKSFIGASHRARLSRMDTGCAIKATAHQLARLIYAMLTKGQPYVEQGLEAYEEKSRSRQLRALERKARKLGMQLVMAG; encoded by the coding sequence ATGGCGCGCAAGAACCAAAAACGCTTTGAGATTGTTCATCACGACTGCGCCGGCATCGATGTGGGTAGTCGTGAGCATTGGGTCGCGGTCAATCCTGATCGATCCGATCCGCCTGTTCGTAAATTTTTGACCTTCACCGATGACCTGATCGCGCTGGCCGACTGGCTTGAGTCGTTGAAGATCAAAGTGGTGGCCATGGAGGCGACCGGCGTTTATTGGATTCCTCTTTTCGAAGTGCTCGATGCCCGGGGATTCGAGGTTTATCTGGTCAACTCGCGGGCGACGCGACAGACCTCCGGCCGCAAATCCGATGTTCTGGATTGCCAGTGGATCTGGCAACTGATGACGCACGGCCTGTTGAGCGGGGCTTTTCGTCCAGCCGATGAAATTTGCTCGATGCGCTCGCTGGTACGGCAACGTGCCAATAAAGTCGCCGATCAAGCCAAAACCATCAACCGCATGCAGAAAGCCCTGAGCCAGATGAACATCCAGCTGGCCAATGTTATCAGCGACATTAGCGGCGTGACCGGGATGAAAATCCTCCAGGCAATAAATCAGGGTGAGCGCGATCCTCACGCTCTAGCCGCCTTGCGAGATCGGCGTATCAAGGCAGACCACGCCACCATCGCCCGCAGCCTGCACGGCAATTGGCGCATGGAGCACCTGCATGCACTACGTCAGGAACTGGCGTGCTACGACTTTCTGGAAACACAAATCGCCGAGTGCGACAGGGCCATCGCACAAGCGCTTGAACGACTGCCCGTGCGTCAGGAAGAAGTCCCAGCGGCGTGTAAAGCGCTTCGCAACACTCATCGCTCGGCTGCGCAACAGACGGCCCTGCATCAGGCATTGGGCCAGGTGATGGGCGTGGATTTAACCGCCATCCCCACGATCGGGGTGGATACCGCGCTGGTGCTGGCCAGCGAGTTGGGCCCGGACTTGTCACGCTTCCCGACCTCACAACACTTTTGCTCATGGTTGGGTGTCGCGCCGCCAACCCGAATATCGGGCGGCAAACCTCTTCCGGGCAGAGCACCGAAGGTCATCAATCGAGCGGCTCAAGCGCTCAAGCAATCGGCTTCTAACGCCCGAAACGACAAAAGTTTTATCGGTGCCAGCCACCGGGCACGCTTAAGCAGAATGGATACGGGCTGCGCCATCAAAGCAACCGCCCATCAACTGGCTCGGCTGATTTACGCCATGCTGACCAAGGGACAGCCGTATGTTGAGCAAGGTTTGGAAGCTTACGAAGAAAAAAGCCGCAGCCGGCAACTGCGCGCCTTGGAACGCAAGGCACGCAAGCTGGGGATGCAGTTGGTGATGGCTGGATAG
- a CDS encoding flavin reductase family protein, whose protein sequence is MSDSHRRPVPLNKAYRLLNHGPTVLVSAAHDGQRNIMAAAWAMPLDFEPPKVAVVLDKSTWTRQLLEASGTFVLNVPCVNQADIVQTVGNTSGLEITQNQRQDKFQAYGLQTFSGEQVEAPLLDGCVAWLECRLLPEPRNHEQYDLFLAEVIAAHADERVFSDGRWHFEGHDGLRTLHHVAGGHFLTIGDAVDGKTLAL, encoded by the coding sequence ATGAGCGATTCCCACCGCCGCCCGGTTCCCCTAAACAAAGCCTACCGCCTGCTCAACCACGGCCCGACCGTTCTGGTCAGCGCTGCCCATGATGGCCAGCGCAACATCATGGCCGCTGCGTGGGCGATGCCGCTGGATTTCGAGCCGCCGAAAGTCGCCGTGGTACTCGACAAATCCACCTGGACGCGGCAACTGCTAGAAGCGTCCGGCACCTTCGTACTCAATGTGCCATGCGTCAATCAGGCCGACATCGTGCAAACCGTCGGCAACACGTCCGGTCTGGAAATCACTCAAAACCAGCGGCAGGACAAGTTCCAGGCGTATGGCTTGCAGACCTTCAGCGGTGAACAAGTCGAAGCGCCGCTGCTCGACGGATGTGTTGCCTGGCTGGAATGTCGTTTGCTGCCCGAGCCGCGCAATCACGAGCAATACGACCTGTTCCTCGCCGAAGTCATCGCCGCTCACGCCGATGAACGTGTGTTCAGTGACGGGCGCTGGCATTTCGAGGGGCATGATGGTTTGCGCACGCTGCACCACGTGGCGGGCGGGCATTTCCTGACGATTGGTGACGCGGTGGATGGCAAGACGCTGGCGCTTTGA
- a CDS encoding LysE family translocator: MDLSLSSYLAPLLSLALFWTVAVVTPGPNFFNIAQLAVSRSRRHGVLAALGVASGTVLWGLAGGLGIQSLFSAAPALYLSFKIAGGCYLIYLGLKQFKRKAPIAPGASDSSEQTLLGAYARGLLGNMTNPKSALFVATIFATAMPVHIPPLLLALAVMSMATLSFSWYCSVALFFASRRIAGVYERSRKWLDRLAGGCYLLFGAHLVASR, encoded by the coding sequence ATGGACCTTTCCCTTTCGAGTTATCTCGCTCCGTTGCTGTCGCTGGCGTTGTTTTGGACGGTTGCGGTGGTCACGCCCGGCCCGAACTTCTTCAACATCGCTCAACTCGCAGTTAGCCGCTCCCGCCGCCATGGCGTGTTAGCGGCGCTCGGCGTTGCCAGCGGAACGGTGTTGTGGGGACTGGCGGGCGGTCTGGGCATCCAGTCATTGTTCAGCGCGGCACCGGCGCTTTACCTGAGCTTCAAGATCGCCGGCGGCTGTTACCTGATCTATCTCGGGCTCAAGCAATTCAAACGCAAGGCGCCCATTGCCCCCGGCGCTTCAGATTCATCGGAGCAAACATTGCTTGGCGCTTACGCGCGGGGCTTGCTGGGCAACATGACCAACCCCAAGTCGGCGCTGTTTGTCGCCACCATCTTCGCCACCGCAATGCCGGTCCACATACCGCCGTTGCTGCTGGCGCTGGCGGTGATGAGCATGGCCACGTTGTCGTTCAGTTGGTATTGCAGCGTGGCGCTGTTCTTCGCCAGTCGGCGGATTGCTGGTGTTTACGAGCGCTCACGTAAATGGCTGGATCGGTTGGCGGGCGGTTGTTATCTGCTGTTTGGTGCGCATTTGGTGGCTAGTCGCTGA
- a CDS encoding ISL3 family transposase: protein MKPDGDALQIDLTPHATRFPSCGGCQKPCSTTHEYCQRVIRDLPILGRAVRLSVLLRRVGCRDCGKRMEAVSWLDRYARMTRRLAEAVIQACERLPTLHVAQMFGLHWETVRVLERRALQAALSVLPKAQPRRLVMDEFALFKGHRYASVVLDADTRRVLWIGEGRSRAAVRPFFEELGPEGCARIEAVAMDMNTAFDLEVRQHCPKARVVYDLFHVVAKYGREVIDRVRVDEANRLRHDKPARKVIKQARWLLLRNPQNLKTPEQQVRLEDLLAANQALMTVYLMKAELKTLWTPSTAWGWRSAWKQWLRHADESAIPALILFAKRLKGYWRGIVSRVRWPMHTGQLEGINNRIKVIKRMAYGYRDSEFFFMKIKSVFPGNP, encoded by the coding sequence ATCAAGCCTGATGGTGATGCCCTCCAGATCGATCTGACACCCCACGCCACCCGATTCCCTTCCTGTGGTGGGTGCCAAAAACCCTGTTCAACCACGCATGAGTATTGCCAGCGAGTCATTCGTGATTTACCCATTCTCGGTCGCGCAGTACGCCTGAGCGTTTTGCTCCGACGCGTTGGTTGCCGCGACTGTGGCAAACGCATGGAGGCCGTCAGTTGGCTGGATCGCTATGCCCGTATGACACGGCGTCTGGCAGAGGCGGTCATTCAAGCCTGTGAACGCCTTCCCACGTTGCACGTAGCGCAGATGTTTGGGCTGCATTGGGAGACCGTTCGGGTGCTGGAGCGTCGAGCCTTGCAAGCAGCATTGAGCGTTTTGCCAAAGGCGCAACCGCGACGCTTGGTGATGGACGAGTTCGCATTATTCAAAGGTCATCGTTATGCCAGCGTTGTTCTGGACGCGGATACGCGACGGGTGCTGTGGATCGGCGAAGGCCGCAGCCGGGCGGCGGTCAGGCCATTTTTCGAAGAGCTGGGGCCAGAGGGGTGCGCCCGAATCGAAGCGGTGGCAATGGACATGAACACCGCTTTTGATCTGGAGGTTCGTCAGCACTGCCCAAAAGCGCGAGTGGTCTACGATCTTTTCCATGTGGTGGCCAAATATGGCCGAGAGGTGATTGATCGGGTTCGCGTCGACGAAGCCAATCGACTGCGTCACGACAAGCCGGCCCGAAAGGTCATCAAGCAAGCGCGTTGGCTGCTCCTGCGCAACCCGCAGAACCTGAAAACACCGGAGCAACAGGTCCGCTTGGAGGATTTGCTGGCGGCCAACCAAGCGTTGATGACGGTCTACTTGATGAAAGCTGAACTCAAAACGCTCTGGACGCCAAGTACCGCCTGGGGCTGGAGATCAGCCTGGAAGCAATGGCTGCGCCACGCTGATGAAAGCGCGATACCGGCTCTGATCCTGTTCGCCAAACGGCTAAAGGGTTACTGGCGGGGAATCGTCAGCCGGGTTCGCTGGCCGATGCACACGGGGCAGTTGGAAGGCATAAACAATCGAATAAAGGTTATCAAACGGATGGCGTACGGTTACCGGGATAGCGAATTCTTTTTCATGAAAATCAAGAGCGTCTTTCCCGGTAATCCGTGA
- the ggt gene encoding gamma-glutamyltransferase, with amino-acid sequence MFSALPLSRFRLPALTLIISALTLTACNAPPSSTLPLAPEAASGYRTDLQTRHASKHMAAAANPLAAEAGREMLRQGGSAIDAAIAMQAVLTLVEPQSSGIGGGAMIVLWDGKQVRTYDGRETAPAGATEKLFLQADGKPMPFPQAQIGGRSVGTPGVLRALEMAHKQHGRLPWAKLFEPAIKLAEQGFAISPRLYSLLASDPVIRKSPDMAAYFLNHDGSVKAVGTHLQNPALAAVLKRIANEGADALYKGPIAEEIVAKVQGHANPGSLSLNDLQRYQAKERAPLCTDYKRWQVCGMPPPSSGGIAVAQILGTLQALETRDPRLSLTPLKPHKTDKPAGIEPDPQAVHLIAEAERLAYADRAQYVADTDFVPVPVKGLVDPGYLASRASLIGERSMGSAKPGTPPGVQVAYAPDRSPLRISTSQVVAVDDLGGAVSMTTTIEAAFGSHLMVQGFLLNNQMTDFSFIPEENGQKVANRVEPLKRPRSSMAPTLIFDRHSGEFLASVGSPGGSQIIEYVAKTTVGLLDWNLDPQSAISLPNFGSRNGPTELEQGQFSPALVQALKDKGHTVNEIDMTSGTQAIVRVKDTQGNASLAGGADPRREGEALGD; translated from the coding sequence GTGTTTTCAGCCTTGCCCTTGAGCCGCTTTCGCCTGCCAGCCCTGACGCTGATCATCAGCGCCCTGACCCTCACCGCGTGCAACGCGCCACCCTCCTCGACCCTGCCGTTGGCGCCGGAAGCCGCCTCCGGTTACCGCACCGACCTGCAAACCCGCCACGCCAGTAAACACATGGCCGCCGCTGCGAATCCATTGGCCGCTGAAGCCGGTCGCGAGATGCTGCGTCAGGGCGGTTCGGCGATTGATGCAGCGATTGCGATGCAAGCGGTACTGACGCTGGTTGAGCCGCAATCCTCCGGGATTGGTGGCGGCGCGATGATCGTGCTTTGGGACGGCAAACAGGTGCGCACCTACGACGGTCGCGAAACCGCACCGGCCGGTGCCACCGAGAAGCTGTTCCTGCAAGCCGACGGTAAACCGATGCCGTTCCCGCAGGCGCAGATTGGCGGCCGGTCGGTTGGCACACCGGGCGTGTTGCGTGCGCTGGAGATGGCGCATAAACAACACGGTCGCCTGCCGTGGGCGAAGCTGTTCGAGCCGGCGATCAAACTGGCCGAACAAGGCTTTGCGATCTCTCCTCGTCTGTATTCGCTGCTGGCGTCAGACCCGGTCATTCGTAAGTCGCCGGACATGGCCGCGTACTTCCTCAACCACGATGGCAGCGTCAAAGCCGTCGGCACCCACCTGCAAAACCCGGCGCTGGCTGCGGTGCTCAAACGCATCGCCAACGAAGGCGCCGATGCGTTGTACAAAGGCCCGATTGCCGAAGAGATCGTCGCCAAGGTTCAGGGCCACGCCAACCCCGGCAGCCTGTCGTTGAACGATCTGCAACGCTATCAGGCCAAGGAGCGCGCGCCGCTGTGCACCGACTACAAGCGCTGGCAGGTCTGCGGCATGCCGCCACCGTCGTCGGGCGGGATTGCCGTGGCGCAGATTCTTGGCACCTTGCAGGCACTGGAAACCCGCGACCCGCGCCTTTCGCTGACCCCGCTAAAACCCCACAAGACTGACAAACCGGCCGGCATCGAACCGGATCCGCAGGCCGTGCACCTGATCGCCGAAGCCGAACGCCTGGCCTACGCCGACCGCGCGCAATACGTCGCCGACACCGACTTCGTGCCCGTACCGGTCAAAGGCCTGGTCGATCCGGGTTATCTGGCCAGCCGCGCCAGCCTGATCGGCGAACGCAGCATGGGCAGCGCCAAACCGGGCACGCCGCCGGGTGTGCAGGTGGCCTACGCGCCGGATCGCTCGCCGCTGCGCATCTCCACCTCGCAAGTGGTGGCGGTGGATGACCTCGGCGGCGCCGTGTCGATGACCACCACCATCGAAGCGGCGTTTGGCTCACACCTGATGGTTCAGGGCTTCTTGCTGAACAACCAGATGACCGACTTCTCGTTCATCCCCGAAGAGAACGGGCAGAAAGTCGCCAACCGCGTCGAGCCCTTAAAACGCCCGCGCTCGTCGATGGCGCCAACGCTGATCTTCGATCGCCACAGCGGCGAATTCCTTGCCAGCGTCGGCTCACCGGGCGGCTCGCAGATCATCGAATACGTGGCCAAAACCACCGTCGGCCTGCTCGACTGGAACCTCGACCCGCAAAGCGCCATCAGCCTGCCCAACTTCGGCAGCCGCAACGGCCCGACCGAACTGGAACAAGGCCAGTTCAGCCCGGCGCTTGTTCAGGCGTTGAAGGACAAAGGTCACACGGTGAATGAAATCGACATGACCAGCGGCACCCAGGCCATCGTGCGGGTCAAGGATACGCAGGGGAATGCGTCGCTGGCCGGTGGCGCGGATCCTCGACGTGAAGGGGAAGCGTTGGGGGATTGA